The Chloroflexota bacterium genome has a window encoding:
- a CDS encoding FAD-dependent oxidoreductase, producing MTRIVIVGGGFAGVAVAQELQRRLPVRDADVTMVSRDNFLLFHPMLPEVAGGSIEAHHILSPIRQLCPRATVTLGLVDQIDLDKKTVFVSHGPHGAVTPIFYDTLVVAVGAVTNFSELTGMAQHALGLKTIGDALYLRNHIINMLEEADVETDPARRRELLTFVVAGGGFSGVEMVAELNDFVHQTRRYYHRVRADDIRVVLLHAGNRILPELNENLAAFALKHLERRGIEVRLETMLGGATEDEALIKDADPIATRTLVCTIGTATNPLIGKLPCSKDERGRIVVSSSLEVEGWPDVWALGDCAAVPNQATGALAPPTAQFAQREGKLVARNIVARLRGDAPRSFDFPGLGQFVSLGHRSAVAEILRFRIAGFIAWFMWRTVYLAKLPGLSRKARVALDWTLDLLFGRDITQLPLARGERVGRAHYEPGDVIVQQGDIGDLFYVITTGEVEVVRYAQDGSEHPITHLRQGDYFGELALLHAGTRNATVRAVSPVNVLTLGRDDFTVLAKNWAGLREVLIDAARERGE from the coding sequence ATGACGCGCATCGTCATCGTCGGCGGCGGGTTTGCGGGCGTGGCAGTCGCGCAGGAGCTGCAGCGCCGACTCCCCGTGCGCGACGCGGATGTGACGATGGTCAGCCGGGACAACTTTCTTCTTTTTCACCCGATGCTGCCGGAAGTGGCGGGTGGCAGCATCGAGGCGCATCACATCCTCAGCCCGATTCGCCAGCTCTGCCCGCGGGCGACTGTGACCCTCGGACTGGTCGATCAGATCGATCTGGACAAGAAGACCGTCTTCGTGTCCCACGGACCGCACGGCGCGGTCACGCCGATCTTCTACGACACGCTCGTGGTCGCTGTTGGCGCCGTCACCAATTTCTCTGAGCTCACGGGGATGGCCCAGCACGCCCTCGGGCTGAAGACCATCGGCGATGCGCTTTACCTTCGGAATCACATCATTAACATGCTGGAAGAGGCGGACGTCGAAACGGACCCGGCGCGGCGCCGCGAGCTCCTGACCTTTGTCGTCGCCGGGGGCGGTTTCTCGGGCGTCGAGATGGTCGCGGAGCTGAACGACTTTGTCCACCAGACGAGGCGCTATTACCACCGCGTACGGGCCGACGACATTCGCGTCGTTCTGCTCCATGCCGGAAACCGCATCCTCCCGGAGCTGAACGAGAACCTGGCAGCCTTTGCTCTGAAGCATCTCGAGCGCCGCGGGATCGAGGTGCGGCTCGAGACCATGCTCGGCGGCGCGACCGAGGACGAGGCGCTCATCAAAGACGCCGACCCGATCGCGACTCGCACCCTCGTATGCACGATCGGTACCGCGACGAATCCCCTCATCGGGAAGCTCCCATGTTCCAAGGACGAGCGCGGCCGCATCGTCGTGTCCTCGTCGCTCGAGGTGGAGGGTTGGCCGGACGTGTGGGCGCTGGGAGACTGCGCCGCGGTCCCGAACCAGGCGACCGGAGCCCTCGCCCCGCCGACGGCCCAGTTCGCTCAGCGGGAAGGCAAGCTCGTCGCGCGCAACATCGTGGCGCGCCTGCGGGGTGATGCGCCACGCTCCTTCGATTTTCCTGGGCTGGGCCAGTTCGTGTCCCTGGGCCACCGTTCGGCGGTCGCCGAGATCCTCCGGTTCCGGATCGCGGGCTTCATCGCGTGGTTCATGTGGCGCACCGTCTATCTCGCGAAGCTGCCCGGCCTCTCGCGGAAGGCGCGCGTGGCGCTCGACTGGACTCTCGATCTCCTGTTTGGGCGCGACATCACGCAGCTCCCCCTGGCCCGCGGAGAGCGCGTGGGCCGCGCTCACTACGAGCCAGGCGACGTGATCGTGCAACAGGGAGATATCGGCGATCTGTTCTACGTGATCACGACCGGCGAGGTGGAAGTTGTGCGCTATGCTCAAGACGGGAGCGAGCACCCCATCACCCACCTGCGCCAGGGCGACTACTTCGGCGAGCTGGCCCTGCTTCACGCGGGCACGCGAAACGCAACCGTGCGCGCAGTGTCCCCGGTCAACGTCCTGACGCTCGGGCGCGACGACTTCACGGTGCTGGCCAAGAACTGGGCCGGGCTCCGGGAAGTGCTCATCGACGCGGCGCGAGAGCGCGGGGAGTAG
- a CDS encoding SDR family NAD(P)-dependent oxidoreductase: MELAYRRGDELEGKVALVVGGSRNIGRGVARALAAAGAGVMVNARTSEDEARATVDLIRSEDGRAAYHLADVTDPAAVEVLIADTVRHFGRLDILSINQTLRASAPIERISYEEFRRVVAVTLDGSWLCCKAAVPHLTAAGGGAIVMMGGQAAITGSRAGSHVSAAKHGLLGLTRSLAKELASRHITVNLIHPYAIDTQRVAASDHPHESTTTPIGRMGRVEEVAALVRHLCGPAGGYITGQSIFVNGGAFIP, from the coding sequence ATGGAGCTGGCATATCGGCGCGGTGACGAGCTTGAAGGGAAGGTCGCGCTCGTCGTCGGCGGGTCGCGAAACATCGGACGAGGCGTCGCCCGTGCCCTCGCCGCGGCCGGAGCCGGCGTGATGGTCAACGCCCGCACGTCAGAGGATGAGGCGCGGGCGACGGTCGATCTCATCCGGAGCGAGGACGGGCGGGCCGCATATCACCTGGCGGATGTGACCGATCCCGCAGCCGTCGAAGTCCTCATCGCGGACACTGTCCGTCACTTCGGCCGACTGGACATCCTCTCGATCAATCAGACGCTGCGCGCGAGCGCGCCCATCGAGCGCATCTCCTACGAGGAGTTCCGCCGGGTCGTCGCGGTGACCCTCGACGGCTCGTGGCTGTGCTGCAAGGCGGCCGTGCCCCACCTGACCGCGGCTGGCGGCGGAGCGATCGTCATGATGGGCGGGCAGGCGGCGATCACGGGCTCGCGCGCAGGCTCGCACGTCTCCGCCGCGAAGCACGGGCTCCTCGGTCTCACTCGGTCGCTGGCGAAGGAGCTGGCGTCCCGGCACATCACCGTGAACCTGATCCACCCCTATGCGATCGACACCCAGCGGGTGGCCGCGTCCGATCACCCCCACGAAAGCACCACCACGCCCATTGGCCGCATGGGCCGCGTCGAGGAGGTGGCCGCCCTCGTCCGCCACCTGTGCGGGCCGGCAGGCGGCTACATCACGGGCCAGAGCATCTTCGTCAACGGCGGCGCGTTCATCCCCTAA
- a CDS encoding LysR substrate-binding domain-containing protein codes for MTELNFHQLRIFYMVAQLRSFSRAARQLAISQPAVSAQVRQFEEDLGLVLVDRTKHRVGLTDAGRSVAAYAQRIFGMSDELAATIDRLHRNLEGHLTIGASPTIGEYLLPQFLAQYRRHYPSVTIRVDIAPTRVIGDRLRARELQLGFAVNPEPSDEFEARPFASDELLLVGPPGHPLLGAQSAGRADLAAMEFVMGPSTSSLRRAAEARLAELNVAPRVVLEVGSSQAIKQAVMANIGVGVLSEAAVRLELEMGRLGSIGRGGFNCQRQLCVLVPKAEEIGETARGLLEIVLPQRADERETGGDL; via the coding sequence ATGACGGAGCTGAACTTTCACCAGCTCCGCATCTTTTACATGGTCGCGCAGCTCCGCAGCTTCTCGCGCGCTGCCCGCCAGCTGGCCATCTCGCAACCGGCCGTTTCCGCACAGGTCCGCCAGTTCGAAGAAGATCTCGGGCTGGTCCTCGTCGACCGCACCAAGCATCGGGTCGGGCTCACGGACGCGGGACGCTCGGTCGCCGCCTACGCCCAGCGGATCTTTGGCATGTCAGACGAGCTGGCCGCGACCATCGACCGGCTCCATCGGAACCTCGAGGGCCACCTCACCATTGGGGCCAGCCCCACCATTGGGGAATACCTTCTCCCGCAGTTCCTGGCGCAATACCGGAGACACTATCCGTCCGTCACCATTCGCGTCGATATCGCACCGACACGGGTCATCGGCGACCGCCTGCGCGCCCGCGAGCTGCAGCTCGGATTTGCTGTCAACCCCGAGCCATCCGACGAGTTCGAGGCTCGTCCATTTGCGTCAGACGAGCTTCTGCTCGTCGGCCCCCCGGGGCACCCGCTCCTCGGTGCGCAATCGGCCGGGCGGGCCGACCTGGCGGCCATGGAATTCGTGATGGGTCCCTCGACGTCGTCGCTTCGCCGGGCTGCCGAGGCGCGCCTCGCAGAGCTGAACGTCGCGCCGCGCGTCGTGCTCGAAGTCGGGTCGAGCCAGGCCATAAAGCAGGCGGTGATGGCCAACATCGGCGTCGGGGTGCTGTCCGAGGCGGCAGTCCGCCTCGAGCTGGAGATGGGGAGGCTCGGCAGCATTGGCCGGGGCGGTTTCAATTGCCAGCGTCAGCTGTGCGTGCTGGTCCCGAAAGCCGAAGAGATCGGCGAGACCGCGCGCGGCCTCCTGGAGATCGTGCTGCCGCAGCGCGCGGACGAGCGGGAGACTGGCGGCGATCTGTAA
- a CDS encoding fibronectin type III domain-containing protein, producing MGLKSAFTPRLIPAIAAILALALPVAPAMAQSTTLISIDAPADGANVSNGTQIDIGGWAVDTAGPGTGVDMVRIYLDNRMDNNGTLLGNANYGGARADVAAALGNTAYTDSGFDYLWTPSGVSGGSHTIYVYAHSIANGWAYKTVAINVQGPTAAPARTGGGGPAYGGQYGPGGPMTPYGGSYLNTNYGYPGYGGYGGYGGGYGCAPYYDYYSPVCTGYGAYAPPPPYYGGGIPPYGGYGAGIGYQQTVVVVAPPSGTVLLSWIANPSAQSYRIYQATAAQPANFTVAITVPQTSGILATNGTVTGLTPGQTYYLQVRAVDPNGLETVVPAYSNTGYGLGYPGYPGYPGYPGYPVPGYGTLPAPTGVTVTGITGTTATLSWNPVPGAISYRVLQALGTSGAFVPSVVSNTTATSAVVSGLSVSTQYSFEVIALDAFGNQSPPSAPVTATTTAGP from the coding sequence ATGGGTCTGAAATCCGCGTTTACCCCGCGTCTTATACCCGCAATCGCAGCAATCCTCGCACTCGCGCTCCCCGTCGCGCCGGCGATGGCGCAGTCGACCACCCTGATCTCCATCGATGCCCCGGCGGACGGCGCAAACGTCTCGAACGGGACACAGATCGATATCGGCGGGTGGGCAGTCGATACGGCCGGCCCGGGAACCGGCGTCGACATGGTGCGAATCTATCTCGACAACCGGATGGACAACAACGGCACGTTGCTCGGCAACGCAAACTACGGCGGAGCCCGAGCAGACGTTGCTGCTGCTCTCGGAAACACGGCCTACACCGACAGCGGGTTCGACTATCTTTGGACGCCGTCCGGCGTCAGCGGCGGCAGTCATACCATTTATGTCTACGCGCACTCGATCGCGAACGGCTGGGCCTACAAGACCGTCGCCATCAACGTCCAGGGACCGACGGCAGCGCCGGCCCGGACCGGTGGCGGTGGACCGGCCTACGGCGGCCAGTACGGCCCTGGTGGTCCGATGACTCCGTACGGCGGAAGCTATCTCAACACGAACTACGGCTACCCAGGATACGGCGGCTACGGCGGGTACGGTGGTGGCTACGGCTGCGCGCCGTACTATGACTACTACAGCCCCGTCTGCACCGGCTACGGCGCCTACGCGCCGCCGCCCCCCTACTATGGCGGCGGAATCCCGCCCTACGGAGGGTACGGCGCCGGAATCGGTTACCAGCAGACGGTCGTAGTCGTCGCCCCGCCCAGTGGAACGGTACTCCTTTCGTGGATCGCCAACCCGAGCGCGCAGTCGTACCGGATCTACCAGGCGACCGCTGCGCAGCCCGCGAACTTCACGGTCGCGATTACGGTGCCGCAGACCAGCGGGATCCTGGCGACGAACGGGACGGTAACGGGCCTCACGCCGGGCCAGACGTATTACCTTCAGGTTCGCGCGGTTGACCCGAACGGACTCGAGACCGTCGTGCCCGCCTACTCGAACACGGGATACGGGCTGGGGTACCCCGGTTATCCGGGCTACCCTGGTTACCCAGGCTATCCAGTTCCTGGCTACGGGACACTCCCCGCACCCACGGGCGTGACGGTAACTGGCATCACCGGCACCACAGCGACCCTGAGCTGGAACCCGGTGCCCGGCGCCATCAGCTACCGCGTTCTCCAGGCGCTCGGGACGAGCGGCGCATTCGTCCCCTCCGTCGTGAGCAACACGACCGCGACCAGCGCGGTCGTATCCGGCCTCTCCGTGAGCACCCAGTACAGCTTCGAGGTCATCGCGCTCGACGCCTTCGGGAACCAGAGCCCGCCATCGGCGCCGGTCACGGCGACGACGACCGCCGGTCCGTAA
- a CDS encoding Ig-like domain-containing protein, whose translation MTAHSFLTRWSVSAALLAVAAVLAQSASFGLPSDIAVVSAQGCSPQIGIDSPATGDTVSGVTTFSGWAVDLSSPAGSSGVDSVRLYQDAPPEEGGTGLAVATIGIPRPDIDAANGLTNSMSGWSADVDFSNSPSEDATIYVYAHTLCGWTYATQAVTISGSSNAGAPAPSAISISLDSPSAGASITEGQTLDVAGWAVDTAGAGTGVDSVKLYLDGPADGGGRPLGFAVYGKARPDVAASSGNPDWTRSGFDLSWAVSNVSPGSHVLYIYAHSIDSDQWDYTTLPIVVGGGATSAGAYPGSNPAISQGAGATSANAVIRVESPTGAVNGPTVLSGYAVDCGTGSPPADVRVYSGTNTSGKLLGTAIITGARDLSSVCSTGVSGSATIGFSFNLDPSTLTPGSQAVTVVADTTAGPVASTVNLAGGNTSAGTGGGTNTTARCSSGSSSAGYNPFVLLGCSSSSSSSSASTSATQNSSGAQYNPNGQGTTQYNCNPNYSGQQQGYPYANQYQNQGYPNNVPCTSNTTASSPMNCNPSYPNPNPSYPNNVPCTVYNSGTNATYNNNGYNSYTGAYSSTNPYTPPSYNTTYPYESTTNYNYGTNGYNYQYGTNGYNYGYPNGYNGYGGYNNYNYGNNYGYNPGYNYGYGYNPSYNPGYNYGYNYGYNPGYTSNPYAYGGSGYGYGYNGGYGTGAGNFATLPPGYNYIYAGNAGGPSYGQPYGYGYGGYPGGYGYGGYGYGGYPGGYGYPY comes from the coding sequence ATGACCGCGCACTCGTTTCTCACTCGATGGAGCGTTTCGGCCGCTCTGCTCGCCGTCGCCGCCGTGCTGGCGCAGTCGGCATCGTTCGGGCTCCCGAGTGATATTGCCGTCGTTTCCGCCCAGGGGTGTTCGCCCCAAATTGGGATCGACTCGCCGGCCACCGGCGACACCGTGTCTGGCGTGACGACGTTCAGCGGCTGGGCAGTCGACCTTTCCAGCCCGGCTGGCAGCAGCGGCGTCGATTCGGTGCGCCTCTATCAGGACGCACCCCCGGAGGAGGGCGGGACGGGCCTCGCCGTCGCAACCATCGGCATCCCGCGGCCGGACATCGACGCGGCCAACGGCCTCACGAACTCCATGTCCGGATGGAGCGCCGACGTTGACTTCTCGAACTCACCGAGCGAAGACGCGACGATCTACGTCTACGCGCACACGCTGTGCGGGTGGACGTATGCGACCCAGGCCGTAACCATCAGCGGATCGAGCAATGCCGGCGCTCCTGCGCCGTCGGCGATCTCGATCTCCCTCGACTCGCCGTCCGCCGGCGCCTCCATCACCGAGGGACAGACGCTGGACGTTGCCGGTTGGGCGGTTGATACCGCGGGGGCCGGAACCGGCGTCGACTCCGTGAAGCTCTACCTCGACGGCCCCGCCGACGGCGGCGGCCGGCCGCTCGGGTTCGCCGTGTACGGCAAGGCTCGCCCGGACGTCGCCGCGTCTTCCGGGAACCCCGATTGGACTCGCTCCGGCTTCGACCTGTCGTGGGCCGTCTCCAACGTTTCCCCCGGTTCCCACGTGCTGTACATCTACGCCCACTCCATCGACAGTGACCAGTGGGACTACACGACGCTCCCGATCGTGGTCGGCGGCGGCGCAACCTCCGCCGGCGCGTACCCCGGCTCCAATCCGGCCATCAGTCAAGGGGCTGGCGCCACGAGCGCCAACGCGGTCATCAGGGTCGAATCTCCGACGGGGGCAGTCAACGGCCCGACCGTGCTCAGCGGCTACGCCGTGGACTGCGGCACGGGAAGCCCGCCCGCGGACGTTCGCGTCTACTCCGGCACCAACACGAGCGGCAAGCTTCTGGGCACGGCGATCATCACCGGCGCGCGGGACCTGAGCAGCGTCTGCTCGACGGGCGTCAGTGGATCCGCCACCATCGGATTCAGCTTCAACCTCGACCCGTCCACGCTCACGCCAGGCTCCCAGGCCGTGACGGTCGTCGCGGACACGACGGCCGGACCGGTGGCGAGCACCGTCAACCTCGCAGGCGGAAACACCTCGGCGGGAACCGGCGGCGGAACGAACACCACCGCGCGCTGCTCGTCCGGCAGCTCCTCAGCCGGCTACAACCCGTTCGTCCTCCTCGGATGCTCCAGCTCCTCCAGCTCCTCCAGCGCGTCCACCTCCGCCACCCAGAACTCGTCTGGCGCGCAGTACAACCCGAATGGCCAGGGAACGACGCAGTACAACTGCAATCCCAACTACTCCGGCCAGCAGCAGGGGTATCCCTACGCGAACCAGTACCAGAACCAGGGATATCCCAACAACGTGCCCTGCACGTCGAATACCACGGCCAGTAGCCCGATGAACTGCAACCCCAGCTATCCCAATCCAAACCCATCGTATCCGAACAACGTGCCCTGCACGGTTTACAACAGCGGAACAAACGCGACATACAACAATAATGGGTACAACTCATATACCGGCGCCTATAGCTCGACGAACCCATACACACCTCCCAGTTACAATACGACCTATCCGTACGAATCGACCACCAATTACAACTATGGAACAAACGGATACAACTATCAGTACGGCACAAACGGATACAACTACGGATATCCGAATGGGTATAACGGATACGGTGGTTACAACAATTACAATTACGGGAACAACTACGGCTACAATCCCGGCTATAACTACGGATACGGCTACAATCCTAGCTACAACCCCGGATACAACTACGGCTATAATTACGGCTACAATCCGGGCTATACGTCCAATCCCTACGCATATGGTGGTTCTGGCTACGGTTACGGCTACAACGGTGGCTACGGCACCGGAGCCGGCAACTTCGCCACGCTTCCACCCGGCTACAATTACATCTACGCCGGAAACGCCGGCGGGCCCAGCTACGGCCAGCCGTACGGATACGGCTACGGTGGGTACCCGGGCGGGTACGGCTACGGTGGATACGGATACGGCGGATATCCCGGCGGGTACGGATATCCCTACTGA
- the gatC gene encoding Asp-tRNA(Asn)/Glu-tRNA(Gln) amidotransferase subunit GatC, translating to MAISLEDVEHIAHLARLGISDDEKRTFREQLSAILEHMRTLTELDTSGIPPTAQVIPLRNVMRDDEVRPSLPREDVLRNAPDREGEFLRVPPVLD from the coding sequence ATGGCGATCAGTCTAGAGGACGTCGAGCACATCGCCCATCTGGCCCGGCTCGGCATCAGCGACGACGAGAAGCGGACCTTTCGCGAACAGCTCTCCGCGATTCTCGAGCACATGCGGACGCTCACCGAGCTGGATACCTCCGGCATCCCCCCGACCGCGCAGGTGATCCCCCTGCGGAACGTCATGCGCGATGACGAGGTGCGTCCGTCGCTTCCGCGGGAGGACGTCCTGCGCAACGCGCCGGACCGAGAAGGCGAATTCCTCCGCGTTCCGCCCGTCCTGGACTAG
- the gatA gene encoding Asp-tRNA(Asn)/Glu-tRNA(Gln) amidotransferase subunit GatA, with protein MEAYDLNIQEAREALRTGQISSVELTEAYLDRIARFDRSVQAFLAVTADRARSDARRADERIRAGEDGPLLGVPLALKDIFCTNGIETTCASRILKGFVPPFDATVVARLGAAGAVLLGKTNMDEFAMGSSTENSAFMSTRNPWDLERVPGGSSGGSAAAVAARMAAGAFGTDTGGSIRQPAALCGVVGIKPTYGRVSRYGVIAFASSLDQVGPFARTVADAATLLAAVAGSDPYDSTSLPNPVPDYQAAMGRDLHGVRVGVPDEYFVRGIEPGVEASVRQAIDTLAELGADVGPVSMGHTAYALATYYLIAPAEASANLARYDSVKYGYRAPGVTSTLDAYLRTRADGFGPEVKRRIMLGTYALSAGYYDAFYVKAQKVRTLIKADFDNAFADFDVLVAPTSPSVAFPLGAKTQDPLAMYLSDVCTLPVSLAGLPGLSMPCGLSDGLPVGLQIIGPALGEETIFRVAAAYERARGPFPAPSLS; from the coding sequence GTGGAAGCATACGACCTCAATATCCAGGAAGCGCGTGAGGCGCTTCGGACGGGCCAGATCTCGTCCGTCGAACTGACCGAGGCCTACCTCGACCGCATCGCGCGCTTCGATCGCTCGGTGCAGGCGTTTCTCGCCGTGACGGCGGACCGCGCCCGGTCCGACGCTCGCCGCGCCGACGAGCGGATTCGCGCCGGGGAAGATGGCCCGCTGCTCGGGGTTCCCCTCGCCTTGAAGGACATCTTCTGCACGAATGGCATCGAAACAACATGCGCGTCACGCATCCTCAAGGGGTTCGTGCCCCCCTTCGATGCGACCGTCGTGGCTCGGCTGGGCGCGGCGGGCGCAGTGCTGCTGGGGAAGACCAACATGGACGAGTTCGCCATGGGCTCGTCCACCGAGAATTCCGCCTTCATGAGCACCCGAAACCCCTGGGACCTGGAGCGCGTGCCCGGCGGCTCCAGCGGCGGTTCGGCCGCGGCCGTGGCGGCGAGGATGGCGGCCGGTGCATTCGGCACGGACACCGGCGGCTCGATCCGACAACCAGCCGCCTTGTGTGGCGTCGTCGGGATCAAGCCGACGTATGGTCGCGTATCCCGATACGGGGTCATCGCGTTCGCGTCGTCGCTCGACCAGGTCGGCCCGTTCGCGCGTACCGTGGCCGACGCCGCCACGCTGCTCGCCGCTGTCGCGGGCAGCGATCCATACGATTCGACGTCGCTCCCCAACCCGGTGCCCGACTATCAGGCCGCGATGGGTCGCGACCTGCACGGCGTCCGCGTGGGCGTCCCCGACGAATACTTCGTGCGCGGGATCGAGCCGGGCGTCGAGGCCTCCGTGCGGCAGGCCATCGACACCCTCGCCGAGCTGGGAGCCGACGTCGGTCCGGTGTCGATGGGGCACACCGCCTATGCCCTCGCCACCTACTACCTCATCGCCCCGGCCGAGGCCAGCGCGAACCTCGCGCGTTACGACAGCGTCAAATATGGCTACCGCGCGCCAGGTGTCACCAGCACGCTCGACGCGTACCTGCGCACCCGCGCCGATGGCTTCGGCCCCGAGGTCAAGCGGCGCATCATGCTGGGCACCTACGCGCTCTCGGCCGGCTATTATGATGCCTTTTATGTCAAGGCTCAGAAGGTCCGCACCCTGATCAAGGCAGATTTCGACAACGCCTTCGCGGACTTCGACGTACTGGTGGCGCCGACCTCTCCCAGCGTCGCCTTCCCTCTCGGCGCCAAGACCCAGGACCCGCTGGCGATGTACCTGTCGGACGTGTGCACCCTCCCGGTGAGTCTGGCCGGCCTTCCGGGTCTCAGCATGCCGTGCGGCCTCTCCGACGGCCTACCGGTCGGCCTGCAGATCATCGGGCCCGCGCTCGGCGAAGAGACCATCTTCCGTGTCGCCGCCGCCTACGAGCGAGCGCGGGGGCCCTTTCCGGCGCCGTCCCTTTCATAA
- the gatB gene encoding Asp-tRNA(Asn)/Glu-tRNA(Gln) amidotransferase subunit GatB, which produces MARATYEPVIGLETHVQLQTKSKMFCACSADYAGAEPNTHVCPICMAMPGTLPVMNRRAVEYAFLTALALNCEIPEASKFDRKNYPYPDLMKGYQISQYDLPFSSHGHLTVDVDGESHRVGITRAHLEEDTAKLLHRRNGESTYSLIDVNRAGVPLLEIVSEPDIRTPAQARAYLQKLRLIVQTLGVSTGNMEEGAMRCDVNVSLRPIGSAAFGTKVEVKNLNSARSVQRALEYEIDRQTELLDRGERVIQETRGFDEDRGITVSQRSKEEAHDYRYFPEPDLPPVFISREWVEDLRGRLPELPDAKRDRYCEQFGLSRYDAVQLTSSVAVSSYFERAVAAYQKPKVLANWIHGELFRILNDTGIDLEASAATPQALVTVLGLLDAGTITQAVAKQVFEESVKTGADPERIVSQRGLTQIRDTAALEQAAADAIAENPQAVADYRAGKQQAIGFLTGQVMKATRGKANPTAVTEILRRRLDQG; this is translated from the coding sequence ATGGCAAGAGCAACGTATGAGCCGGTGATCGGGCTCGAGACGCACGTCCAGCTCCAGACCAAGAGCAAGATGTTTTGCGCCTGCAGCGCCGACTACGCGGGCGCAGAGCCTAACACCCACGTCTGCCCCATCTGCATGGCGATGCCGGGCACGCTCCCGGTCATGAATCGCCGCGCCGTCGAATACGCCTTTCTCACCGCGCTCGCCCTCAACTGCGAGATCCCCGAAGCCAGCAAGTTCGATCGCAAGAACTACCCGTACCCCGATCTCATGAAGGGCTACCAGATCTCCCAGTACGACCTGCCCTTCAGTTCCCACGGGCACCTGACGGTCGACGTGGATGGCGAGTCGCACCGGGTCGGGATAACGCGCGCGCACCTGGAGGAAGACACGGCCAAGCTCCTCCACCGAAGGAATGGCGAATCGACATACAGCCTCATCGACGTGAACCGGGCTGGCGTGCCGCTGCTGGAGATCGTCAGCGAGCCCGACATCCGGACGCCGGCCCAGGCGCGGGCCTACCTGCAGAAGCTGCGGCTCATCGTCCAGACCCTCGGCGTGTCGACGGGGAACATGGAGGAAGGGGCGATGCGCTGCGACGTCAACGTGTCGCTGCGTCCGATCGGCTCAGCCGCCTTTGGCACGAAGGTCGAGGTCAAGAACCTGAACTCGGCGCGCTCCGTCCAGCGGGCCCTGGAGTACGAGATCGACCGCCAGACGGAGCTCCTCGACCGCGGCGAGCGAGTCATCCAGGAGACCCGAGGCTTCGACGAGGATCGCGGGATCACCGTTTCGCAGCGGTCCAAAGAAGAGGCCCACGACTATCGCTACTTCCCGGAGCCCGACCTCCCGCCGGTCTTCATCTCCCGCGAGTGGGTCGAGGACCTGCGCGGCCGCCTTCCGGAGCTCCCCGACGCCAAACGCGACCGGTACTGCGAGCAGTTTGGGCTCAGCCGGTACGATGCCGTGCAGCTCACCTCGTCCGTGGCGGTCTCGAGCTACTTCGAGCGCGCCGTCGCCGCGTACCAGAAGCCGAAGGTCCTCGCCAACTGGATCCACGGCGAGCTGTTCCGCATTCTGAACGACACGGGGATCGACCTCGAAGCTTCAGCCGCGACGCCCCAAGCGCTCGTAACCGTCCTCGGACTCCTGGACGCGGGCACCATCACGCAGGCCGTGGCCAAGCAGGTATTTGAGGAGAGCGTCAAGACGGGGGCGGATCCGGAGCGCATCGTCTCGCAGCGCGGCCTGACCCAGATTCGCGATACGGCGGCGCTGGAGCAGGCGGCGGCGGACGCCATCGCCGAGAACCCGCAGGCGGTCGCCGATTACCGCGCCGGCAAGCAGCAGGCGATCGGCTTCCTCACGGGCCAGGTGATGAAGGCGACGCGCGGCAAGGCGAACCCCACGGCCGTCACCGAGATCCTCCGAAGGCGCCTCGACCAGGGCTAA